The following proteins come from a genomic window of Trifolium pratense cultivar HEN17-A07 linkage group LG4, ARS_RC_1.1, whole genome shotgun sequence:
- the LOC123882002 gene encoding protein STRUBBELIG-RECEPTOR FAMILY 3-like isoform X2, with protein MSLNNNHLTGEIPDAFQSLTQLINLDLSSNNLSGELPPSMENLSSLTTLRLQDNQLSGTLDVLQDLPLKDLNVENNQFAGPIPPKLLNIPKFKQAGNPFNDNSTATRAPAPRSPVIAPPGSPPGAPFFVVPSSGSGPVPTKQADGPTAATKSNSGKSNKHTKRVVLIAIGSVLAFIILVLALVLFIPRCGRRERRVDRRSRRHQIGAYGDERQQNPRDLGAIVQPPIQTEKVPIPTRDVLRPHTDRQEEPRRAWAVPNAQDKQEKDVLRMMAIPKPVHHEIPKPVHHEIDISTPEVYSVPPPPPPPPPPPPPPPPPPPPVLPTKKMIVEPTIPHRGTNAGPSLRSSIQPPTFAKSFTIASLQQYTNSFSPENLIGGGMLGTVYRAELPGGKLLAVKKLDRRASVHQKDDEFLELVNSIDRIRHTNIVELIGYCSEHGQRLLIYEYCSNGSLYDALHTDEEFKAKLSWNARIRMALGTARALEYLHEQCQPPVVHRNLKSANVLLDDDLSVRVSDCGLAPLIASGSVTQLSGNLQSAYGYGAPEFESGTYTYQSDVYSVGVVMLELLTGRQSHDRTRPRGEQFLARWAIPKLHDIDALSKMVDPSLNGVYPAKSLSNFADIIARCLQPEPEFRPAMSEVVLYLLNMIKRESQKSDSNEK; from the exons AT GTCTCTTAACAACAATCATTTAACCGGAGAAATACCAGATGCATTTCAGTCACTTACACAATTGATCAATCT AGATTTGTCAAGTAATAACTTGAGCGGGGAGCTACCTCCTTCGATGGAGAACTTGTCATCTTTGACCACCCT GCGCTTGCAGGATAATCAATTATCTGGGACACTTGATGTTTTACAAGACCTTCCTCTGAAAGATTT GAATGTCGAGAATAACCAATTTGCTGGACCGATACCTCCGAAGTTGCTAAACATCCCTAAATTCAA ACAAGCTGGAAATCCATTCAATGATAATTCCACGGCAACTCGTGCTCCCGCACCTCGCTCCCCAGTGATAGCACCGCCAGGATCACCACCAGGAGCACCGTTTTTTGTAGTACCATCTTCTGGTTCTGGCCCTGTACCTACTAAACAGGCTGATGGACCGACTGCAGCGACTAAGTCAAATTCTGGGAAATCAAACAAACATACCAAAAGGGTGGTTTTGATAGCTATTGGCAGTGTTTTGGCATTCATTATTTTGGTACTAGCACTCGTTCTATTTATTCCAAGATGTGGTAGAAGGGAACGACGGGTTGACCGAAGGTCCAGGCGACATCAAATTGGTGCATATGGGGATGAAAGACAACAAAATCCTAGAGATTTAGGGGCTATAGTTCAACCACCAATTCAAACAGAAAAAG TACCAATACCGACACGGGATGTCTTGAGGCCACATACTGATCGCCAAGAAGAGCCTAGGAGAGCATGGGCTGTTCCAAATGCACAGGATAAGCAAGAGAAGGATGTGCTAAGAATGATGGCAATACCAAAGCCGGTTCATCATGAGATTCCAAAGCCGGTTCATCATGAGATCGATATCAGTACACCAGAAGTGTATTCTGTGCCTCCgcctccaccaccacctcctcctcctccaccgCCACCCCCACCGCCACCTCCTCCTGTTCTTCCTACTAAGAAGATGATTGTTGAGCCAACAATTCCCCATAGAGGAACTAATGCCGGTCCATCCTTAAGAAGTTCAATTCAACCTCCTACTTTTGCGAAATCTTTCACCATCGCATCCCTTCAACAGTATACAAATAGCTTCTCTCCAGAAAATCTTATAGGAGGAGGCATGTTGGGCACTGTGTACAGGGCAGAGCTCCCTGGTGGGAAG CTACTTGCTGTAAAGAAACTCGACAGAAGAGCCTCTGTTCACCAAAAGGATGATGAGTTTCTTGAATTGGTAAATAGTATCGACAGAATAAGACATACAAATATTGTTGAGCTCATTGGATACTGCTCAGAGCATGGTCAAAGGCTTCTGATCTATGAGTACTGCAGTAACGGATCACTATATGATGCACTTCACACAGATGAAGAATTTAAAGCAAAACTATCATGGAATGCTCGCATTCGGATGGCACTTGGTACAGCTAGAGCCTTAGA GTATTTGCATGAGCAATGTCAGCCGCCTGTGGTACACAGAAATTTGAAGTCTGCCAATGTTCTCCTTGACGATGATCTATCTGTGCGCGTATCTGATTGTGGTTTAGCTCCATTGATAGCTTCAGGGTCTGTAACTCAG CTCTCGGGGAACCTGCAATCAGCTTATGGTTATGGAGCTCCAGAATTTGAATCGGGAACTTACACTTACCAAAGCGATGTATACAGCGTTGGAGTAGTTATGTTAGAACTTTTGACCGGCCGTCAGTCCCATGACAG GACACGTCCACGAGGGGAGCAATTTCTTGCTAGATGGGCAATTCCCAAACTTCACGATATTGACGCATTATCAAAGATGGTTGATCCTTCTTTAAATGGAGTTTACCCTGCAAAGTCATTGTCAAATTTTGCCGACATTATTGCTCGATGCCTTCAG CCGGAGCCCGAATTTAGGCCAGCAATGTCAGAGGTGGTCTTATACCTACTAAATATGATAAAGAGGGAGTCTCAAAAAAGTGATTCAAATGAAAAATGA